GATTGCCCGGCGCTGTCTCACTCACCGGATTGTGCGCGCTTTCCTGGGCGATCTGCTGCCATTCGGTATCGAGACAGACCACCTGTGCCGTCTGTCCCGCCAGATGTTGGCTGAGGTCCTGCTGCGTGAGCACCACCGATACCTGGGCATCGTCGAGCATGAACTGAAGGCGGTCGAGAGGATAGGATCGATCGATCGGCACGTACGCGCCGCCTGCCTTGAGGATACCCAGCACGCCGATCACCATCTCTAGCGAGCGCTCCACGTACAGCCCAACCCGCGCCTCAGGGCCGGTGCCCTGCTTCCGTAGATAGTGCGCAAGCTGGTTGGCGCGCGCGTTCAATGCCCCGTAGGTCAGACGTTGATTTTCGTAGACCAGGGCGACCGCCTCCGGTTGCCGCGCCGCGTGCTCTTCGACCAGTTCATGAATGCAGCGCTCGACCGCGTATGTAGGCTCCGTGAGATCCGATAATCGTAATAATCGCTCACGCTCGGTCGCCGTCAGCAGCGGCAGATCGGCGATCCGGCATGTCGGCTCGGCGACGATCCCATGCAGCAGCGTCTGGAAGTGACCGGCCAGACGCTCGATCGTTTCTCGCTCAAAGAGCGCCGTGCAAAACTCTATATGACCGCTCAGACCAGCCGCCGTTTCTTCCAGGGTTAGCGTCAGATCGAACTTGCTGCTTGTGCTCGGCAGGTTGAAGCGCTGCACCGTCACATCGGGTAGCGCCAGCGGCGACAGCGGCTCGTTCTGAAGCACGAACATCACCTGGAAGAGCGGATGGCGGCTCAGGTCGCGCTCCGGCTGCACGGCATCGACGACCTGCTCGAAGGGCACGTCCTGATGCGCGTATGCCCCGACGGCTACCTCGCGCACATGCCGCAGCAGATCGCGGAAAGTCCAGCTCATCTCAAAGCGCGATCGGATCACCAGCGTATTGACAAAGAAGCCGATCAGCCCCTCGATCTGCTGGCGCGTCCGGTTGGCGATCGGCGTGCCGACGGCAATGTCAGTCTGGTAGGTATAGCGCGCCAGCATGACTTGAAATGTCGACAGCAAGGTCATGAAGAGCGTCACGCCTTCGCGCTGGCTGAACGTCGCCAGCTCGGCGCTGAGCGCGGCAGGCAGCGTGAAGACCAGGCTGGCACCCTCCGGCGAGGAAATAGCCGGTCGTGGATGGTCGGTCGGTAGCTCTAGCGCCGTGAGATCGGCCAGTTGTTGCCGCCAGTAGTCAAGCTCCGCTTGGAGAACGCCCGCCTGGAGATAGTCGCGCTGCCACACGCTATAGTCAGCATACTGGATCGGCAGATCCGGCAATACCACGGGCGTCTTCGCAATCGCGCTGCGGTAGTAGGCGCTTAGCTCGCGGCAGAGCACGCCCCAGCTCCACCCATCGGAGATGATATGGTGCGCGCACAGCAGCAGCACGTGCTCGTCGGCGGATAGCCGGAAGAGGGTCGCTCGAAATAGCGGCCCATCGGCCAGATCGAACCGTCGCTCAAGCTCCTGATGCGCCCGTTGCACCAGCGCTGCCTCGCGCTGCTCTGCCACGATCTGCCGAAGATCGACCGGCGAAAGCGCTAGCCGCTGCGCAGGCCCGATCATCTGGACGGCTTCGCTGCCGTGGATCGGAAATGTTGTCCGCAGCGTTTCATGGCGGCGCACGATCGCGTTGAGTCCGTCCTCAAGCACCGCCACATCTACTGCCCCGATCAGGCGCAGCATCAGAACATCGTTGTACGCCACGCTCTCCGACTGTAGCTGGTCGAGGAACCATAGCCGCTGCTGGGCGAACGACAGCGGAAAGCTGGTCGTCGGCTCCTGACGCGGTAGCGCCAGGATCGGCTGTGTGTGGTCGGCGCTGCCTGCCTGCTCGCCTCGCGCCCGCTCGATCAGCGCATGCAGCTCGGCGACGGTCGGCGCTTCAAAGAGCGCGCCCTGCGAAAGCGCGACGTTGAACGTATCGCGCACGCGGGACAGCAGCCGGGTGCCTAGCAGCGATTGGCCGCCCAGGCTAAAGAAGTTGTCGTGGATACCAACCCGATCAAGGCTCAGCACGTCGGCCCAGATGCGGCTCAGCCGCTCCTCGGCGGCGTATCGCGGCGCGACGAAAGCGCCGTCCAGGTCGTCGCGGGTGCGGCGCTGTCGCTCCTCGATCGCCCGGTGGATCTGCTCGGCGCTATGCAAGTCTGCCGCGATACGCTGCATCAGCGAGGTTTTCGTCCGCAGTGTCGCGATTGGCTGCCGCGCAGGCTGAAGCATATCCGTAGGCTCGATCAGCACATCTCGCTGTGGAGCAAGCTGCACCGTGGTCAGTCGGCTGGCGATCGTTTCCGCGCCGTCGCTTGGGAAATCGAATGCGGCTCCGTCGGCGGTCTGAGTCTTGAACTCCCCGCCGATGCTCTCCAGAAAATCGCGGGCCGGCTGGTTTTTCTTCGTGGTGACGTAGTGCAGCCTGACTGTGCTCAGGCCGCGCTCCTGCGCAAGCTGGCCGAGTCGCGCCAGCATCTGGTGCTCGACGCGCTTGCCCAGCACCCGGCAGCTCAGCAGCAACGTATCTACGACAAGCGCGGCGGCTTCGGTCTTGAACAAGATCACGCCGACCAGGCCATAGTCGCCGAAGCGATCGGAAACTTCGACAACCAGGCACTCGCCCGCCCCCGACCGGCAAAACGCTTGGATTTCACCCTCGGAGCGCCGGATCGTCGTCAGGTTGAACTGGTTGGTACGCTGGGTGAGCTGCGCGACACGCGGGAGCGCCTGGGCCGTCAGCGGCGAGATCTCGATCTTGAGCGCAAGATCGACCAGGAAATCTTCGAGCGTCAGCGCGGCAGTACGGGCGCGCTCACGAGCGATGTTCTGCTTGTAAAGATCCGTGCGTTTCGCATCCTCCGCCGTGATCTTCAAGCGATCGAAGGCCCAAACATGATTCAGAAATTGCGGGATCTGGCTGGGGTCTTCAGGAAGCTGTAACGTCAGCACATCTGGACAGTGCGCCTGTACTTCGGCGCACTCCAGCGGGTTATCGTCGATAAAGATAAAGCTATCAAGGCCAAGCTGTAGCTCCTCAGCTAATGCCTTGAGATTCTCCGATTTCGCCGTCCAGTTGATCCGCCAGCTAACGATATGCTCGCGTGTCAGCAGCATATCGCCGCGCTGCTCGAAGACTTCGACCACGTCGTCTTCATTGTTTTTGCTGCACAAACAGATCAGCATGCCTGCATCGTGCAGCGCAACCACGAATCGTTGCAGCGCGAGGCGGGCCTCGTCAAGCGTGATCCCAAGCGCCCCATCCTCGCCGCAGACGCCTTTCCATAATGTGTGATCACAGTCCAGAACGACGACTTTGTAGGGCGGGTGCTGGAAGGCATAGATTTTCCGAGCGATGGTCGTTCCCAGCGCGGTGAAGAATACCGGGGTAAAGGGGATATGTCCGAGCTCGTCGCTATGCCGATCATAATAGTTTACAACCGGATAACGCGCCTGGATCTCGGCACCTGATAGCAGCCATACGTTACCGGCATCCGCCAGCTCGGCAAGCGCATACGCTTCCAGCTCATCACAGAGCGCTGCATAGCGCGCATCTGTGGTCGGCGTTGGAGGACACACACACACAAGAAAGCGCGCGGATGTGCGCTCCGCGACCGCTTTAAGGATGTGTACAAACTGTCGCGCGTTCTGCTCGATCGTCGTAT
The genomic region above belongs to Herpetosiphonaceae bacterium and contains:
- a CDS encoding amino acid adenylation domain-containing protein, which gives rise to MDTLDLPAQIAFAPYNQVFQQLLDPGSALASNHHGVNLLLIRWEDWRQFEKGSALADERTVDLYTTIEQNARQFVHILKAVAERTSARFLVCVCPPTPTTDARYAALCDELEAYALAELADAGNVWLLSGAEIQARYPVVNYYDRHSDELGHIPFTPVFFTALGTTIARKIYAFQHPPYKVVVLDCDHTLWKGVCGEDGALGITLDEARLALQRFVVALHDAGMLICLCSKNNEDDVVEVFEQRGDMLLTREHIVSWRINWTAKSENLKALAEELQLGLDSFIFIDDNPLECAEVQAHCPDVLTLQLPEDPSQIPQFLNHVWAFDRLKITAEDAKRTDLYKQNIARERARTAALTLEDFLVDLALKIEISPLTAQALPRVAQLTQRTNQFNLTTIRRSEGEIQAFCRSGAGECLVVEVSDRFGDYGLVGVILFKTEAAALVVDTLLLSCRVLGKRVEHQMLARLGQLAQERGLSTVRLHYVTTKKNQPARDFLESIGGEFKTQTADGAAFDFPSDGAETIASRLTTVQLAPQRDVLIEPTDMLQPARQPIATLRTKTSLMQRIAADLHSAEQIHRAIEERQRRTRDDLDGAFVAPRYAAEERLSRIWADVLSLDRVGIHDNFFSLGGQSLLGTRLLSRVRDTFNVALSQGALFEAPTVAELHALIERARGEQAGSADHTQPILALPRQEPTTSFPLSFAQQRLWFLDQLQSESVAYNDVLMLRLIGAVDVAVLEDGLNAIVRRHETLRTTFPIHGSEAVQMIGPAQRLALSPVDLRQIVAEQREAALVQRAHQELERRFDLADGPLFRATLFRLSADEHVLLLCAHHIISDGWSWGVLCRELSAYYRSAIAKTPVVLPDLPIQYADYSVWQRDYLQAGVLQAELDYWRQQLADLTALELPTDHPRPAISSPEGASLVFTLPAALSAELATFSQREGVTLFMTLLSTFQVMLARYTYQTDIAVGTPIANRTRQQIEGLIGFFVNTLVIRSRFEMSWTFRDLLRHVREVAVGAYAHQDVPFEQVVDAVQPERDLSRHPLFQVMFVLQNEPLSPLALPDVTVQRFNLPSTSSKFDLTLTLEETAAGLSGHIEFCTALFERETIERLAGHFQTLLHGIVAEPTCRIADLPLLTATERERLLRLSDLTEPTYAVERCIHELVEEHAARQPEAVALVYENQRLTYGALNARANQLAHYLRKQGTGPEARVGLYVERSLEMVIGVLGILKAGGAYVPIDRSYPLDRLQFMLDDAQVSVVLTQQDLSQHLAGQTAQVVCLDTEWQQIAQESAHNPVSETAPGNLAYVIYTSGSTGRPKGVLVTHANVLRLLAATDDWFHFGAQDVWTLFHSIAFDFSVWELWGALCYGGRLVVVPYWVSRSPEAFYDLVGREQVTVLNQTPSAFRQFIQAETLAERLHDLALRYVIFGGEALNLASLQPWYERHSDRQPLLVNMYGITETTVHVTYRPVSAADAYGSAGSVIGGPIPDLQLYVLDAQLQPVPIGVAGEIYVGGAGVARGYLNRPALTAERFVPDPFSRPEGTRPGARLYRSGDLARHLANGDIEYLGRIDQQVKIRGFRIELGEIEAVLRQHEAVQDAVVVVREERLVAYVVTNKEQRNKEQRTENGPADDSCSLFSVLCSPQELRALLGSGLPDYMVPSAFVFLDALPLTVNGKLNRKALPAPDSSSITSQATFVAPRTPAEEVVAQIWSRLLHVERVGVTDNFFDLGGNSLLATQALVRLHDVFQIKVSVRSLFDSPTIAGLVETMAELWGDPEGPQALNEIATLYQQLEQLSEDEVRAMLSSQS